The window TGACGTTCTTAATCTAAAATAGTGAAATGTAAATCCTTCTACCTGTTTTGTTGCTTTTTTACCTTTAAACTGTTCTTAATCTAAAATAGTGAAATGTAAATTATTTACGAAACCATCGGTGACCCACGTTACACCAGTTCTTAATCTAAAATAGTGAAATGTAAATTCTGAAATATATGTTATAATAAGTTATAAGTTAATGTTCTTAATCTAAAATAGTGAAATGTAAATTTTGAATTTGGTCATTGATAATAAAAATACCTAACTGTTCTTAATCTAAAATAGTGAAATGTAAATAGGCTTGATGCTCGATATTAGAGTATGTCGCTCTGTTCTTAATCTAAAATAGTGAAATGTAAATATTATATTGTGTAGCAAGCGCTAAATCGATTTTCTGTTCTTAATCTAAAATAGTGAAATGTAAATTTGTACGCACGCGATGTGATGATTACGTCAGGATTTGGTTCTTAATCTAAAATAGTGAAATGTAAATACCTATCTGGTGAAGAAGGAGCTTCGATGTTGGCCGTTCTTAATCTAAAATAGTGAATTCATAATAAAATAGTAAGGGAATCTGTTGAAATATATTTTGAGATTAAATGATGTTATGTGAAGGAAAATGAACTTTTTTTAATTTAGGATTATTTCAAAATTTAATTTTTAACAAGCTCATTTTTTTATGAAAAACTGTCAGAAAACTATTGACAAAAGGGCTAATTAACAGTATTATGGTAGATGGTATTGTTTGCCCCACGATGAGCCCCGGAAACTTATTGTGCATTCAAACAAACAGATAAGAATATGGAGGAAAAAAACGTGCGTACAACTTATATGGCTAAACCAAACGAAGTAGAACGTAAATGGTACGTAGTAGATGCAACAGATATTCCATTGGGACGTCTTTCAACTACTGTAGCAACCATCTTACGAGGCAAAAATAAACCAACTTTCACACCTAATGTAGATACAGGTGATTTCGTGATTGTAATTAATGCTGACAAAATTAAATTAACAGGTAAAAAAGCAACTGATAAAATTTATTATCACCATAGTGGATTCCAAGGTGGTTTGAAACAAGTATCAGCTGGTGAATTACGTGCAAACAATTCTCGTAAATTAATCGAATTGTCTGTAAAAGGTATGCTTCCAAAGAATACTTTAGGACGTAAACAATTTATGAAATTAAATGTTTATGGTGGTTCTGAACATGAACACCAAGCACAAAAACCAGAAGTATTGGATATTACAAACCTAATTTAAGGAGGGAATTTCATTGGCACAAGTACAATATACCGGCACAGGCCGTCGTAAAAACTCAACTGCTCGCGTACGTTTAGTACCCGGAACAGGTAAAATTATCATGAATAAAAAAGACATCGTTGAATACATTCCGTTTCCATATTTACACGAGGTAGTTAAACAACCTCTTGCAACTACAGAAACTTTAGGTAGCTACGATATCTATGTTAACGTTAATGGTGGAGGATTCACTGGACAAGCAGGAGCTGCTCGTCACGGAATCGCTCGTGCATTATTACAAGTTGACCCAGACTTCCGTGCTCCTCTTAAAGCAGCTGGATTATTAACACGTGACCCTCGTATGAAGGAACGTAAAAAACCAGGTCTTAAGAAAGCCCGTAAAGCTTCACAATTCTCTAAGCGTTAAAATCGTTGTTATATCAACGTTATGGACACTTTCTCATTTCGAGAGAGTGTCTTTTTTTGTGATTTTGGGTACGAGAATGGGTACGCGTTTTGAAATGGAGCGTACCTTACCTTGTACAAGGCTTCTTAAAACTAGTAGTTAATTTGCTTTTTTTGCTTCTTGTAATCGTTGTTCAAATTTTTCATAAGTGGACAAATCAACAATATTTGGTGTATTTACATAAATTTCTGTTGTCTTGGTATCAGAATGGGTCAAGGCTCTGGAAATTTGTTCCATTGTGGCACCACCTTCATATGCTAAGGTGCTGAATGTATGTCGTAGCTTATGAGGTGTTGCGTGAACCAAATAGTTATGTCGACGTTCAACTGAGTTAATACGATAGTTGAGATAGTCCATATGCACAGGAACGTTGATATCTCCTTTTCGGTTAGTACAGGTAAAGAGAAACTGTTCAGAATTCTGCTTTATTCCAATTTTTAACAGGTCTTGAGCTTGTTCATTTTTCCATTTAGTTAGTAGCTCAATTAGTGAAGCAGGTAGATGGAACTTAGTGTTTTTTCTACCTTTAGTAGGAGTTAAATTCCCCATCTTATCTTTACTCTGAACTAAAAGAATGGTCTCTTTTTCTAAATCAATATGTTTCCACTGCAAAGCATAACTTTCACTTTTTCGGTCACCTAAATTTAGCGTTAAAGTAAATAGAACAAAATCTTGGAATGTAAGAAGCTTGTCATTAAAATCTTGTTGGATAGCTTGAATCCAATCGAGAAGCTGTTCTGCTGTTAAAGATTCTCCTTTTAAAATTCTTTCCATTTTTCTACGCTGTTTTAATGGGTCTCCTACATAACGAATAATTTTAGCGATACGGTTATATTCAATGTAATCAAGAAGTTCTGCAATATCAAATAGCTGGTTTACATAACTTTTAACTGTTTTGATATTTGCATACTTTTGAGCTTTAGCATTTAATTTACGTAGAACTAAATCTTTGTTTGTATTTAACTCTAGGAGAGAGTAACTGCCGAACATTGGGAGAATATGCAAGCGGAATAGGTCTTTTGTATTGAGAATCGTTTGTTCTGCTGGAATGGTTCGATTTCTACCACTAGAACCGTTACAATACATATCTAACCAAACTAGCTCGTAAAAGTCCTTAAAAGACATATTTGCTTTTAATTCAAAAGCTCGTTCATGTTTTTCAATCTGAACCTTTTCAATCTTTTTAAGAATGTCTTTTTCAGCTTGCAGAGCTTCTTTTTTAGAGTCATATGTTTTTCTGAATCTCTGTGAAGTAACACCAAGGATTTCTCTTACTTCTTTAGGATAAAACACCTCAACTTTGTAATTTCCACTATTCATTTTTGTGATTGCCATTAATTTTTTCCTACTTTCTTACGTGAATCAGAACGTAGAAAGACTACAGTTTGATTATAGAACAAAATTTTCATTTGTAAATCTTTTTTATTAACTTGATTGAACATGTTTTTTTAACCACTTGTCAATTTCTTGCTTGTCATAAAGTATGACCCCATTAATGTTAATACGGGGAAGTCCTTCTGTAATTAGTTTATCAATCGTATTGTTGGAAAGGTTCAGATATTGGCACAATTGATTCTTTTTAAGATAGCGTTTATTTAGTCCTAAATCGATTTGAAATTGCGTGACTTCATTCTCTAATAACTGATGAATACTTTCCTGTAACCTTTGTTTTTGAGTGTCAGACAGTAAAATAGTGAGTTCGTTCATGTATGTGTTCCTCCATGTTTTTTGATTTTTGTATAGCGAACGTTTCGTTCTTCAAAGCCTATTTCTTTGTGTGGAATACCTTGTTCATCCCAAGTTTGAAAGAAGATAGGACTTTTTCGTACATAGTTGTTTGTAAATAGTATTTCTTGCTTGTCTATCTCATAAGGTTGATTTGTTAGTCTTTTGATTTCAATAGGTTGCGTTAGATTTTGAGATTTGAAGAACGCTTTTTTCTTATGTTCCTTTAGCTCTAAATCTTTATCGAAATACTTGCTTACATATCGCCCTCTATTTTCAGCGCTGTCCACATCAATTCGGTTAATCCCTATGATTCCATGTCCCCAGATATTTACAAGTTGAGAGTGAGGAAGGTAAGGGAATCCGAATAAAATAATATGATAATGGATAGCACCACGTTTTTGTTTTTCCCACGTAGCTAGATATTTAATTTGGGATTTCTTAGTTTTGTATAGTTGGTAGTTTAACCGTTTCATAAATTTTTTGAACTCACTATTTGTATAGGCTATGTCTGTTATGTTTTCTTTAAAGGTTAGGGTTAAGAATTTCGTTTGGTTATCAAAGTTAGTATCAATTAGTCTGGCAACGGCAAAGCGTTGGTTTTTATAGTGTTTTTGCTTTCTCTTTAGGCTATCATATTGTCCTTGTGCAGTTAATTCATCAAATGTGTATTTGGTATTTTTCAGCCAATCAGGCGTTTCTTTCTTTTCAACGTTGTCTTTTTTTCTTTTTGATAGTATAGGTTGTTCATATTCCCAAATTTCAATATACGTAGGTGTTTCAATGATTTTTTGATTGTATCCATGTAGCAATCTTAATCACTCCTACTAAAGAAATTGAGTTTTGTTATTGATGATGCAGTTGTCAAAGAACGAGTTTAAACAATCTTTTATTTTTCGCCAGATAGTGTTCTATAAATCAAGTTAAGTAGGAAGAAACGCTTCGCTTTTTCTTCCAGACAACCCATCCATCGTGTGGCTATTTTCGGACAGAATGCGGTCTGGACTTATGTCCTACCGCTTCCGCCGAAACCACCCGCTGGAAGTATTGTCTTGCTCATATATTTCATCTTTTTTTTGATGTATATCCTTATATTGATGAGTTAATTCTTGGCAATGAATAGCCAACTTGTCTATATCATTTTTGATTTCCTTTAAGTTAGTTTCTACCTTTTCCCAAATAACAGCCATCAATTCATGATGATTCATATTGTTGTATTTATCATCCGTATCAAAGAGTTGACGTAGTGTTTTGTCACGTCCAAGAGTAGGCATTAAATGGACACCTTTTTGAAGTAGTTGAATTTCAGATGTCGAAAAAGTTCTTATTTTTCGGCGATTGCTAGATTCGATACCTTTATTAAAGTTTGTAAAAGTGGCGTAATCATAGCGGAATGTATAATGACATTCTTTTTGAATGAAATTTGCCCAGCTATTTAAGGTGGATAAAGAGTGAAGCCCTTGTATTTTTTCAAGGGCTTCGTAAGCAGTAAAGTAATTAGTAGTGCTCATTTTTTATTAACCAGTGTGGCAGATTTAGCAGAAGCGGTTAGACCATAGCTGATAAAATGTCCATTTGCACGTCCCCATGGAGTAATGGTTAATTGTTCAAATGTAATGATTGCCATTCCTTCTTTTCCTAAATCTTCATTCGAGATAACAGGAAATTCTGAGGCTACTTTTACGCTTACTTTCTCAAAACGTAATTTTGGAAGAATGCATTCATAGTTCCAGCCTAAGACTTCTCCATCTTTTTGCCACTTGGTTACTTGTACAACTTGGTAGTCACTTTCAAGTTTTGTTATTGGTAAAACTAAGTCATTGATTTTAATTGCCAAATTAGATTCCTTCTTTCTTTTTGTGTAAACGATTTTGTATACGATGAGTTTAAAAAAATGTAGGGTACCTCTACAAATTGAATTATATACGATTGCATACACGAAGTCAACAAGTAAATTGAAAAAAATATACGATTTTTTATACGGTTGTGATATACTCATATGGAAGACGTATTTAGGAGGGATTAAACATGTTTGAATTGCTGAAACCAAATAAGGAAAAAGTTGGAAATCGCTTAAGAATGGTAAAAGATGAATTAGGTTTGTCTTTTACAGAGTATGGAAATAGATTAGGCTTGATTAAACCAACCATTAATTCATATGTACGAGGATATTCTCTAGCGCCATTGGAAGTAGTTAAGAAGGTTTCTAAACTTAGCAATAAACCAGTAGGATGGTTTTATTTTGGTGAACTTGAAGAGTATATCCAAGATTATTTAGTATTAAAAGGACATCAAGTATTACTTAATGACCATCCAGATGTACCAGCGGAAATCAAAAAGGAATTTTTAACGGGTAGCTTCAAAAATCCTGGTTGGGAAAATGAAGTAGGTTATCCAGTTGAGGAATTTATGGATGATTGTTTTGCGGAGATTCACCAGAAGCTATTAAGAGAACATATTCAAGAATTATCCTTAATGTATCTTAAAAAGAATGCTGAACTAGATGAAGTAAAGAGATTGGATGCCAGTATTTTTATTACATCAGAAATGATGGGTTATTATGAAGCAACAAGAGATTTTGACTATGGCGATACAGATAAAATGATGGCTTCTATACAGAATTTCTATGAGAGTAATCTAAAGGGGGAGGATCTCTCTTTTGATGATGGTTATCTCGTTGGAAAATTAATCAATATCCTTGCAGATAGTAATAAGACAGAACAACTGATTTCAAGTTTGTCTGGCGAATTAACAGGGAAAAAATTCTCGAATGCTTTTGGAGGAGACGAGTTAATAAGTACTTTTCAATCTTTACGACCAGAGTTGTTAAAGATATATGCAGAGAAAACCTACGAAGATTATTATGACTGGTTTGAAAAATAAATGAAGATAGATAATGAACAATTGAATAAGCCAACAGCAACTATATTTACTAGTGTTGCTGTTGGCTTATTTTTTTTAATGTAGTGATTGTTACGTTAAGGAATCTTCTGATTCTAAGTGACTATAATTTACTCCTTCAGAAAATCCTTTTCTATATATATTTATGTGTACATATTCAGCAAGTTGAAATTTAATTTTTTTAAGAATCTTTTTATTAGTTTCAGTTGGATGTTCTAGTACTTTAGTTTCAGCAAAGTTAATTTTTTGTCTCATAAGCAGATATTCTTCATCTTCTTGTATAAAGTGAGATAAATAGTCAAGATAACTTTCTTTAAAAATTTGTTGTAATTCTTTTTCTAATGTCATTGTCGTTCCTCCTATATATTTATTTGAACAATCCATGTCTATGCGAACAACACTCTGGGAATATTATACTATATCATGTTCATATAGACAACAAAAATAGGGTCAATGGAGGAAACTTAATGTTGGAAGATACTCATGATAGAAAAGTGGAAATACTGATTAATAATTTATTGGCAGAACGTAAGATGTCTTTGAGAGAACTTGCACGTTTGTCAGGAATTGAGCCATCTAATTTAAGTAATCTTGCAAATGGTAAAAGAGAACGAATTTATTTGGAGCATATTGAAAGAATTGCGGATGCGCTGGAGATTGATGATATATCAAAGATTCTAAGACTTAAGTAGTTAGTATCGATAATTCGTACTATTTTTATTGATTAAATTATAATTAAATAGGTTTGATTAGGAGGAATATATGGTAGATTTAAAATTTGAAAAACTAACACCCGATAAAGATGTAGATATTTCTTCATACGAAGAAGCTTTAAATTTTTCTTTTTCTAATGAAGATGTAACAAATGTTGCTTTGACGGGTTCATATGGTGTAGGTAAAAGTTCAATAATTGAAACGTATGAAAATAAGCATCCTGAAAATAATTATTTGCATATTTCTCTTTCACATTTTATTGACGTCATTTTTTGCTTAAAAAGCGTAATTCTTTACGATTTATTTGACATGTCAAAAGATTAAAGCACATTAAATAGCTATTTTTATAAATAGGCTCGGAATATCACACCATTTAAAAAGGTAGTTGACAATACTATATTGCAAGCGTTGTGTATTGTCAGCGCAAAGTATAGCCTATGTTTACTTTTCTCAATTTTCCTATTTCGTTTCTCTACTGTTCTTCCATATTGACAATCTCCATATATTAATTTTATATGCTGAGAAATAAAATATTTATCAATTTTTTACAATATGTAGATATTTTTTGATATACTGGTTTTATAATGAATTAAAAAGATCTATATTAGAGATGATTGAAGGAGGAATCTATGGTGAAAATTGCTTCGAATATTGACGTAGCTAATAAAGCAGTTGCAGGAGTAAAGTCAGTAATACTTAATAAAGGGCAACAAGTAACTTTGAGAAAAAGCACGGTTTTGAGTATGAAAACAGGGACAGAAGTTAATAACCAACTGTTATCAGATTTATCTCAACTGGTGGAATGTGTCTCAACTCAAAGTGAGAAATTTCCTAAGATTGCAGAGCTTATTGCCCTTCAAGATAGCCAGATTAAATTTTAAGGGGTGAAAACATTGGAAAACAAAAAGAACGAGCAAGATAGAGCTAGTTACAATCAATTGATAATACAAAAAGAAGATCAAATGGATGAACTTACAATTGAAAAAAGAAAAATAGGCGAAGCTATTCAAACTCTAGAGGAAGATCTTCACAGAGGCTTTCAAAATGTGGCTATGTTAAATGATGAAGCAGCACGATTTGGAAATGTTGAAAATAATCGGCTACAGCGCCATGATGAGGAACAATCGAGAATATTTCGGCAGCTATTACAAGAGTCAAACGAGCAGATTGAAATAGGCTATCATGTGGGAAAGAAGAAAATAGGTGAAGAGCGAGAGGCACTTTATAAGAAACGGGGTGAGGTTCCTTGGGATTAGTTTATTCAAGTAGTGAGTCCGCCGAATTAATTCAAGTATTAACAAGTAATTTGGCAAGTGGAAAAGAAGCGACCAATCAATTAAAGGCAGGAAGCCAACAAGTGGTCGCTGCAGTAGATAGCCATACATTAGCCGGAGCTGCCTATACTGCTGGAAAAGGACTGTTTAGTGATTTGATTATTCCAACGATTACACGGGCAACTACTGCTTGTGAATCAATAGAACAAGAACTCCAACAATATAATTCAGCTGATCAAAGCATTTCGAGCGAAGGTTATTTGGATGAAGATATTTTAACGCAACAAATTGCTACAAAAAAAGCTATGAAGGCGTCAGTTAATTTTGCTTCAAATGTGGCAAAAACAGCAGTCAGAAGTAATCCTGTGGCAGCCATACTAGATGCGTTGCTTGACTTTCAACGTAATTTAACTCATATGTCTGAAAATATTCAAGATGATATTGACCAATTGAACAAGAAATTAGAAAAGTTGTATAACTTTTCTTCGCAAACAAATGGATTGTTTAGTAACAGTCTAAATGATATGAAGATAGTGATGCAAGGTATTCTAGTATTAGATGGAACAATCGTAAATAATGATGGAACATATACATTGCCTATTGGGGCAGATAAAAGCTGGTTTACGACGCTACAAGACGGAACAAAAGTGAAAAATATGACACAAAAGCAAACTTATATTCAATCATTACAAGAACAATTTGGGTTTGACGAAACGACCGCTAAGCAAATTTATAAAATAAAGGAAGGGTTAGATAAAAAGTTTCCTGAATTATCTCAGAAAGAAAGAGATTATTTGTTTACAAGAATTCTTGGAGAATTTAGTTATAGCGACGGCATTAAAAATGTGCTGATGTGGAATAATACAGCAGGTGGATTAGGTGTATATTTCTACGATGAAATTAAACACTATACAGGAGAAATACTAAAATCACCTAAAGATTTAAAAGCCATATTATCTGATTTAGGCCTTTCTGAAAGGGAATACAATGAATTGTATTATAACTTGGGACTACAGCATATATTATCAGCTGGTAATGTAACAGCCGATAAATTAAATCCGGAAGCATATGCAAATGCTAAAAAAAATTATGAAATAGCATATGGTAAAATTAGTGTTGAAAAGTTTACTCAATTTTGGAATCAAAAATTAAGTGATTTTAACAATAAGGGAGATTTTACTCACCAATCCATTACGACTGCAACAATACTTGATGAGAATTTACGCTTAGCTAATATGAGCGGCGTTGTGACGGGACGATTCGACTCAAAAGCTGTAGATGAACTCGCTGGTTGGAGAGGAGACACAACTAAAGTTCCAGCAGAAAAGCCAAGTATTGGTAACGATGACTATAAAGCAGACTTAGATGCAATAAATATTACACAAAGAATGACTAAAAAAAATGTAAGTTATGCCCAAGCATCGAATGACTATTACAATGAGCTGGCTAATGGTCAGACGAATCGTGCGAAGGAATTCAAAGACAACTCTGGTTATGATTATGTAAAGAATGAAATTCTGGATGACTTAGCGCCTAAATACGAATATACTGTTGGAGATACAAAGTACCAAACGAAATATGAAGAGCGACCAGATGCGTATCATGCAAATACTAAACGAAATCTTACTGAACAAGAGAAATTGAATTACATGAAAGAGCATTATCCTGCTTCGTATAACTTCATTGAAAGCTTGAAGAATAATGAGAATGAGTATACAAATTATGCTGACAAAGGAAGTTAATCAGATGAGAAAGCCTATAAAAATAGTATTCATTCTACTAACTAGTTTAATTGTTATACTTATTTCAATAAGTATCTACAATAGAGTTAAAATACAAAATATTTTTGATGAAATTTATTATGATAGTAGAAATGCTTCTGGAGATGGGTTTGATAAAAGATCTAGATTAGGTAACATTAAGGGAATGTCTTCCAATGCAACAAACTTGACAGGAATAGCTGCTCCAGAAGGAGAACGAGCAATCATGGAAGCCTACACAGATGAAAGTTTAAAAGCGCCGATGAAGTCTTTAAGGATAACAAATAATAGTACAAAAAAAGAATTACGAATTGGTTATTCATATGCTGTGACAA is drawn from Carnobacterium gallinarum DSM 4847 and contains these coding sequences:
- a CDS encoding tyrosine-type recombinase/integrase, translated to MAITKMNSGNYKVEVFYPKEVREILGVTSQRFRKTYDSKKEALQAEKDILKKIEKVQIEKHERAFELKANMSFKDFYELVWLDMYCNGSSGRNRTIPAEQTILNTKDLFRLHILPMFGSYSLLELNTNKDLVLRKLNAKAQKYANIKTVKSYVNQLFDIAELLDYIEYNRIAKIIRYVGDPLKQRRKMERILKGESLTAEQLLDWIQAIQQDFNDKLLTFQDFVLFTLTLNLGDRKSESYALQWKHIDLEKETILLVQSKDKMGNLTPTKGRKNTKFHLPASLIELLTKWKNEQAQDLLKIGIKQNSEQFLFTCTNRKGDINVPVHMDYLNYRINSVERRHNYLVHATPHKLRHTFSTLAYEGGATMEQISRALTHSDTKTTEIYVNTPNIVDLSTYEKFEQRLQEAKKAN
- a CDS encoding helix-turn-helix domain-containing protein, with the translated sequence MLEDTHDRKVEILINNLLAERKMSLRELARLSGIEPSNLSNLANGKRERIYLEHIERIADALEIDDISKILRLK
- the rpsI gene encoding 30S ribosomal protein S9 — translated: MAQVQYTGTGRRKNSTARVRLVPGTGKIIMNKKDIVEYIPFPYLHEVVKQPLATTETLGSYDIYVNVNGGGFTGQAGAARHGIARALLQVDPDFRAPLKAAGLLTRDPRMKERKKPGLKKARKASQFSKR
- a CDS encoding TipC family immunity protein — its product is MRKPIKIVFILLTSLIVILISISIYNRVKIQNIFDEIYYDSRNASGDGFDKRSRLGNIKGMSSNATNLTGIAAPEGERAIMEAYTDESLKAPMKSLRITNNSTKKELRIGYSYAVTKNLMIFFDNVYNVKTRKLTKVISFVEVDSGKRITDQKEVRDTLKTYKVTDEQLTAWDHQGMDKVFLKDWVSVYPSRYSPEKLGNVSVKTEW
- a CDS encoding helix-turn-helix transcriptional regulator, which produces MNELTILLSDTQKQRLQESIHQLLENEVTQFQIDLGLNKRYLKKNQLCQYLNLSNNTIDKLITEGLPRININGVILYDKQEIDKWLKKHVQSS
- a CDS encoding helix-turn-helix domain-containing protein, with protein sequence MFELLKPNKEKVGNRLRMVKDELGLSFTEYGNRLGLIKPTINSYVRGYSLAPLEVVKKVSKLSNKPVGWFYFGELEEYIQDYLVLKGHQVLLNDHPDVPAEIKKEFLTGSFKNPGWENEVGYPVEEFMDDCFAEIHQKLLREHIQELSLMYLKKNAELDEVKRLDASIFITSEMMGYYEATRDFDYGDTDKMMASIQNFYESNLKGEDLSFDDGYLVGKLINILADSNKTEQLISSLSGELTGKKFSNAFGGDELISTFQSLRPELLKIYAEKTYEDYYDWFEK
- a CDS encoding T7SS effector LXG polymorphic toxin yields the protein MGLVYSSSESAELIQVLTSNLASGKEATNQLKAGSQQVVAAVDSHTLAGAAYTAGKGLFSDLIIPTITRATTACESIEQELQQYNSADQSISSEGYLDEDILTQQIATKKAMKASVNFASNVAKTAVRSNPVAAILDALLDFQRNLTHMSENIQDDIDQLNKKLEKLYNFSSQTNGLFSNSLNDMKIVMQGILVLDGTIVNNDGTYTLPIGADKSWFTTLQDGTKVKNMTQKQTYIQSLQEQFGFDETTAKQIYKIKEGLDKKFPELSQKERDYLFTRILGEFSYSDGIKNVLMWNNTAGGLGVYFYDEIKHYTGEILKSPKDLKAILSDLGLSEREYNELYYNLGLQHILSAGNVTADKLNPEAYANAKKNYEIAYGKISVEKFTQFWNQKLSDFNNKGDFTHQSITTATILDENLRLANMSGVVTGRFDSKAVDELAGWRGDTTKVPAEKPSIGNDDYKADLDAINITQRMTKKNVSYAQASNDYYNELANGQTNRAKEFKDNSGYDYVKNEILDDLAPKYEYTVGDTKYQTKYEERPDAYHANTKRNLTEQEKLNYMKEHYPASYNFIESLKNNENEYTNYADKGS
- the rplM gene encoding 50S ribosomal protein L13, translated to MRTTYMAKPNEVERKWYVVDATDIPLGRLSTTVATILRGKNKPTFTPNVDTGDFVIVINADKIKLTGKKATDKIYYHHSGFQGGLKQVSAGELRANNSRKLIELSVKGMLPKNTLGRKQFMKLNVYGGSEHEHQAQKPEVLDITNLI
- a CDS encoding rolling circle replication-associated protein produces the protein MLHGYNQKIIETPTYIEIWEYEQPILSKRKKDNVEKKETPDWLKNTKYTFDELTAQGQYDSLKRKQKHYKNQRFAVARLIDTNFDNQTKFLTLTFKENITDIAYTNSEFKKFMKRLNYQLYKTKKSQIKYLATWEKQKRGAIHYHIILFGFPYLPHSQLVNIWGHGIIGINRIDVDSAENRGRYVSKYFDKDLELKEHKKKAFFKSQNLTQPIEIKRLTNQPYEIDKQEILFTNNYVRKSPIFFQTWDEQGIPHKEIGFEERNVRYTKIKKHGGTHT